The genome window GCTATTTCAGCGCCATGATCTATCTAAATGATTCTTCCAAGTATCCGTTGCAGCTCTTTCTGCGGCAGATTCTCGTGCTTCAGGAAATGGCAGCTCAAGGGGGAGGAGCCATTGATACCTCTTCAGCAACGGCGATGAATACCAAAGCGGAGATTGCTGCACTGGTTAAATATGCTGTCATTATTGTTGCGACCCTTCCTGTCATTGCAGTGTATCCATTCCTTCAGCGTTACTTTGTCCAGGGTGTTATGATCGGTTCCGTTAAGGGCTGATCTTAATCCATATACCACATTAAACAAGGGGAGTTGTTGTCATGAAAAAGCTTCGCAAGGCTTCATCCATTACACTCTGTCTCACCTTATTCGCAACATTGCTTGCAGCCTGTGGTTCAACCAATGAAGAAGGAAGTGCGACCTCCACAATTGAGGGGGTCAAAAAAGAAGGTTTCCCCATTGTAGACAAAACACTAACGCTGAAGGTCATGTCCCAGGATGCGGGTGTAGCCGACTGGAGCACAATGCCTGTGCTGCAAGAGATGGAGAAATTGTCGGGCATCAAGCTGGAATACCAGCTATCACCGATCGACAGCTTTGAAACGAAAAAAAATCTGGTATTTGCCAGCGGGGACTTGCCGGATATGTTCTATGCTGCGGACCTCAAGCCAGCCGAGCAGGTGACATATGGCAGCCAAGGCATCCTGATCCCGTTGGAGAAATACATTGACGAAGGTTACGCCCCGAATATCAAAAAGATTCTCGATGAGAACCCGGATGTCCGCAAATCATTTACAACACCTGATGGACATATGTATGCACTCCCATTCATTGATAAAGCCGCTGTGTGGTATAGAGGCCCAATGTGGTACAACGGGGAGTTCCTAAAGGCACTTAACGTAGAAGAGCCTAAGACCACGGAAGAATTGTATACGTATCTCAAGCGTGTCAAAGAAGAAGACCCGAATGGCAATGGCCAGCAAGATGAGATTCCGCTAACTTCTGTAAAACTGGATGATCTTCGCATGTTTTTCTTCGGCTTCTGGGGGATGTACAACGAAGGTATCTATTCCGATAAGGACGGAAAAGTTCACTACCCTTATCAAGAAGAAGGCTATAAAGGGTATCTGACATTCATGAATCGCTTGTGGAAAGAAGATTTGCTGGATCATGAGACCTTCTCTCAAACAGGCGATCAGAAAAAAGCAAAAGGTGTAAGCAACAAACTTGCACTGTTCAACGATTACCATCCATACTTCACGCTCGGTGGTGAGCCAAGCACGGATCATCCGCTGATGACACCCGTGAAGAGCGAAGTGGCAGACTCTCCGGTATACGGCAAACACCCAGGTATGTCGGCTCGCGGTACCTTTGCGATTACGAGCAGCAACCCGTCACCCGAGGCGACGATGAGATGGATTGATTACTTGTACAGCTATGAAGGTGCGACTCTGTTCAATCAAGGTCCGGAAGGTGTGTTATGGCAATTCAAAGACAAGGAAAATCACGTAAAAGAGTGGCTCCCCGTTCCTGGGGGTGGAGATCGTGAAGAATATCGGGGTAAGATCACGCCGAACTTTGGTATCTTGACACCGGGCATTAATGATCCCGAAGTAGCGAAGGGTCTTCGCACCGAATTTGATGAGTGGATTGACCAGCAGAATCAAGAGAAGTTGGTACCTATTGGTAAAGCACCATTTCCTAACGTTTATCTGACAAATGAAGAGCAAAGCGAAGCCACCGCTCTATTGTCTGACCTGGATACGTACGTCAAGCAGATGGAAGCAAAGTTTGTGACGGGTCAGGAACCCCTTGAGAACTGGGATAAGTACATTGCACAGATGAAGAAAATGGGCAGTGACCGTATCATCGAACTGTATCAGGGAGCATACGACCGCTGGAATTCCGGGCAATAAAAAAAGTCTGTCGATCCAACATATTTCCCAGGGAGGAAGAAAGATAACCGCAAGCTTCAGTGATTTTCATATTTTTCGTATATCACAATGCTCGGGGGAGGTGTGAACAGATATGCAAAAATGGTTTGAAGAAGCCAAGCTGGGGATATTCATCCACTACGGCATCTATGCGGTAGACGGGGTTGCGGAGTCTTGGTCCTTCTATAACGGCAGGATGTCCTACGATGAATATATGAAGCAACTGAATGGGTTTACGGCTTCGGCATTCAACGCAGAGAAGTGGGCGGACCTGATTGAGAAGTCTGGAGCCCGGTATGCGGTACTGACAACGAAGCATCATGATGGCGTTGCATTATGGGATACGCAATATAGTGACCTGAATGTCGTCAAACAGACACCGGCGAATAGGGACATCGTGAAGGAGTATGCGGAAGCGATCCGTGAGAAAGGGATTCATCTGGGGATGTATTACTCGCTCATTGATTGGTCACACCCGGATTATCCTAGCGTGTATGAAGGGGAAAAGGTGCCGGACGATCTCAGCGATGTCAACCCATATTCAAGTCCGGTGGACGGCGTTCAGGATCAGGAAAAGTGGCAGAAGTTCCTGCAATTCAATAACCATCAACTAGGGGAGATATTAACGAATTACGGAAAGGTGGATCTGCTATGGTTTGATGGGGATTGGGAACGGAGTGCACAGCAGTGGAATCTGCCGGAGTTCAAGCATTACCTGCACTCCTTCAACCCGGATATCATCATCAACTCCCGCCTTCAAGGGTATGGGGATTACAAAACGCCTGAGCAGGGCATTCCGATTACAAGACCGGAGGGACCTTGGGAGTTCTGCACCACGATCAACACATCCTGGGGATATATACCAACTGATTATAAATATAAATCCCTGAATCAGATCATTCGGATGTTCTGT of Paenibacillus sp. FSL R5-0517 contains these proteins:
- a CDS encoding extracellular solute-binding protein; this translates as MKKLRKASSITLCLTLFATLLAACGSTNEEGSATSTIEGVKKEGFPIVDKTLTLKVMSQDAGVADWSTMPVLQEMEKLSGIKLEYQLSPIDSFETKKNLVFASGDLPDMFYAADLKPAEQVTYGSQGILIPLEKYIDEGYAPNIKKILDENPDVRKSFTTPDGHMYALPFIDKAAVWYRGPMWYNGEFLKALNVEEPKTTEELYTYLKRVKEEDPNGNGQQDEIPLTSVKLDDLRMFFFGFWGMYNEGIYSDKDGKVHYPYQEEGYKGYLTFMNRLWKEDLLDHETFSQTGDQKKAKGVSNKLALFNDYHPYFTLGGEPSTDHPLMTPVKSEVADSPVYGKHPGMSARGTFAITSSNPSPEATMRWIDYLYSYEGATLFNQGPEGVLWQFKDKENHVKEWLPVPGGGDREEYRGKITPNFGILTPGINDPEVAKGLRTEFDEWIDQQNQEKLVPIGKAPFPNVYLTNEEQSEATALLSDLDTYVKQMEAKFVTGQEPLENWDKYIAQMKKMGSDRIIELYQGAYDRWNSGQ
- a CDS encoding alpha-L-fucosidase, encoding MQKWFEEAKLGIFIHYGIYAVDGVAESWSFYNGRMSYDEYMKQLNGFTASAFNAEKWADLIEKSGARYAVLTTKHHDGVALWDTQYSDLNVVKQTPANRDIVKEYAEAIREKGIHLGMYYSLIDWSHPDYPSVYEGEKVPDDLSDVNPYSSPVDGVQDQEKWQKFLQFNNHQLGEILTNYGKVDLLWFDGDWERSAQQWNLPEFKHYLHSFNPDIIINSRLQGYGDYKTPEQGIPITRPEGPWEFCTTINTSWGYIPTDYKYKSLNQIIRMFCDCISMGGNMLLDIGPREDGTIDQRQEDILLGLGAWIRTHEEAVFGTGEGIMSRYYLGGSTVSEDRKTLYLFVYDDPKENVCIKGLCNPIQKITVLHSGKELHHEIHGGVPWFNIPGTTWIKMTPEDTHEQVTVLKLEFDEELEMYGGAGAVVTHN